A region from the Sandaracinus amylolyticus genome encodes:
- a CDS encoding DUF1592 domain-containing protein, whose protein sequence is MVRAQRADAPVCCLGPTARAAIPARSPRSRDVLPWIAACESRRAGGAMSLRTRSICVVAALALGACIGDLDDAPAGPRGGDPVPRPPGTTRPPRAPLYACDDPSAVAPELPLRRLTSTQLRNTLVQLVESSAPSSSAAILASIAPAMERLPADSGASAEGSRHAGFRRLDQAVQQQHVEVLYDVGVALGAAFTADPSRVGEIFGACASDDDDSNDGVCVRSFVRVFGERAFRRPLTDEDVELLASAADPLPLSADALANVVALIVNSPELFYLPEHGADGAVGATVPLDAFELAARLSYHFWGAPPDDELLEAARTGALLRSDEYERQLDRLVADARADEAFAEFFSDWLRLGEVAELDVQVGRPRFDAFAGADVPTPELRTAMIDDVLDAARANLRAGSSLSDLLFDRRSYTRDPLLARIYGTSPWDGSGEPPTPPGARAGLLTRPAFLATGTPTTRPIMKGVLVRMALMCEAVPSPPANADAVRPEASALATTREATEALTEAPGTSCAGCHATAINPLGFATEGFDALGRERTVERIFGEDGALLAELPIDTHVVPSVIFGDPMEAEGAEDLTRLLDESGRVHSCMAREYFRFTFQRTEDARDDGCSLAAIEEAVLGGASLTEIFASSARLRTFRERSFE, encoded by the coding sequence GTGGTCCGCGCCCAACGGGCCGACGCGCCCGTCTGTTGTCTCGGCCCAACAGCCCGCGCCGCGATCCCCGCACGATCGCCGCGGTCCCGCGACGTCCTGCCGTGGATCGCGGCTTGCGAATCACGCCGCGCAGGAGGCGCGATGTCCCTTCGCACGAGATCCATCTGCGTCGTCGCCGCGCTCGCGCTCGGAGCGTGCATCGGCGACCTCGATGATGCCCCCGCGGGCCCGCGGGGCGGCGATCCCGTTCCCCGACCGCCAGGGACGACCCGCCCGCCGCGCGCACCGCTCTACGCCTGCGACGATCCCAGCGCGGTCGCGCCCGAGCTCCCGCTGCGCCGGCTGACGAGCACTCAGCTCCGCAACACGCTGGTGCAGCTCGTCGAGTCGAGCGCGCCGTCGAGCAGCGCCGCGATCCTCGCCTCGATCGCGCCCGCGATGGAGCGGCTGCCCGCCGACTCCGGCGCGAGCGCCGAGGGATCGCGGCACGCCGGGTTTCGCAGGCTCGATCAGGCCGTGCAGCAGCAGCACGTCGAGGTGCTCTACGACGTCGGGGTCGCGCTCGGCGCCGCGTTCACCGCGGATCCGTCGCGCGTCGGCGAGATCTTCGGCGCGTGCGCGTCCGACGACGACGATTCGAACGACGGCGTGTGCGTGCGGTCGTTCGTCCGCGTCTTCGGCGAGCGCGCGTTCCGGCGCCCTTTGACCGACGAGGACGTCGAGCTCCTCGCGAGCGCGGCCGATCCGCTGCCGCTCTCCGCGGACGCGCTCGCGAACGTCGTCGCGCTGATCGTGAACTCGCCCGAGCTGTTCTACCTGCCCGAGCACGGCGCGGACGGCGCCGTCGGTGCCACCGTTCCGCTCGACGCGTTCGAGCTCGCGGCGCGGCTCTCCTATCACTTCTGGGGCGCGCCTCCCGACGACGAGCTGCTCGAGGCGGCGCGCACCGGCGCGCTGCTCCGAAGCGACGAGTACGAGCGCCAGCTCGATCGCCTCGTCGCCGATGCGCGCGCCGACGAGGCGTTCGCCGAGTTCTTCTCCGATTGGCTCCGGCTCGGCGAGGTCGCCGAGCTCGACGTCCAGGTCGGACGGCCGCGCTTCGACGCGTTCGCGGGCGCCGACGTTCCGACACCCGAGCTCCGCACGGCGATGATCGACGACGTGCTCGACGCCGCGCGCGCCAACCTGCGCGCCGGATCGAGCCTCTCCGATCTCCTGTTCGATCGACGCTCCTACACGCGCGACCCGCTGCTCGCGCGCATCTACGGCACGAGCCCGTGGGACGGATCCGGCGAGCCTCCGACGCCGCCGGGCGCCCGCGCCGGCCTGCTGACGCGCCCCGCGTTCCTCGCGACCGGCACGCCCACGACACGGCCGATCATGAAGGGCGTGCTCGTGCGCATGGCCTTGATGTGCGAGGCCGTGCCGTCGCCCCCGGCCAACGCCGACGCGGTACGGCCCGAGGCGAGCGCGCTCGCGACGACGCGCGAGGCGACCGAGGCGCTCACCGAAGCGCCCGGCACGTCGTGCGCCGGCTGTCACGCCACCGCGATCAACCCGCTCGGCTTCGCGACCGAGGGCTTCGACGCGCTCGGCCGCGAGCGCACCGTCGAGCGCATCTTCGGAGAGGACGGCGCGCTCCTCGCGGAGCTCCCGATCGACACGCACGTCGTGCCGAGCGTGATCTTCGGCGACCCGATGGAGGCCGAGGGCGCCGAGGATCTCACGCGTCTCCTCGACGAGAGCGGTCGCGTGCACTCGTGCATGGCGCGCGAGTACTTCCGCTTCACGTTCCAGAGGACCGAGGACGCGCGCGACGACGGCTGCTCGCTCGCAGCGATCGAGGAGGCGGTGCTCGGCGGCGCCTCGCTCACCGAGATCTTCGCGAGCAGCGCGCGCCTGCGCACGTTCCGAGAGAGGAGCTTCGAATGA
- a CDS encoding ABC-F family ATP-binding cassette domain-containing protein: MISSEQLSLSYGSRVLFENVDIKFTPGNCYGLIGANGAGKSTFLRCLAGEQEPTSGRVVVGKSQRLSMLRQNHFAYDDVEALTAVLMGHARLHQVMVEKDAIYAKPDFTDEDGTRAAELEAEFGELDGWNAEANAGSLLNALGITDDKHQKLVKDLDDGEKVRVLLAQALFGDPDILLLDEPTNHLDVDSILWLEEFLLEFKNTVIVVSHDRHFLDKVCTHVADVDFQKVQLFSGNYSFWYESSQLALRQRQDANRRKEDKIKELKAFVQRFSANASKSRQASSRRSQLEKITLDDIKPSSRKYPYIVFDTQRELGKEVLFVDGITKRVDGVTLFENLRFSISKGEKVAIAGSDLATSTLLQVLAGEVAPDEGELRWGRSANLGYFPKEHDRFFSTQLNLIEWMRQFSTNQEENFVRSFLGRMLFSGEESKKSANVLSGGEKVRCMLARLMLQDPNVLLLDGPTNHLDLESITALNNGLLKFGGSMVVSSHDVQFVDSLVTRVIELAGERYYDLHMGYEQYLADEARLARAGKSHAP; this comes from the coding sequence ATGATCTCCAGCGAACAGCTCTCGCTCTCCTATGGCAGTCGCGTCCTCTTCGAGAACGTCGACATCAAGTTCACCCCCGGAAACTGCTACGGCCTGATCGGCGCGAACGGCGCGGGGAAGTCCACGTTCCTGCGCTGTCTCGCGGGCGAGCAGGAGCCCACCTCGGGGCGCGTCGTCGTCGGCAAGAGCCAGCGCCTCAGCATGCTGCGCCAGAACCACTTCGCTTACGACGACGTCGAGGCGCTGACCGCGGTGCTGATGGGCCACGCGCGGCTGCACCAGGTGATGGTCGAGAAGGACGCGATCTACGCGAAGCCCGACTTCACCGATGAAGACGGCACTCGAGCGGCCGAGCTCGAGGCCGAGTTCGGCGAGCTCGATGGATGGAACGCCGAGGCCAACGCGGGCAGTCTCCTGAACGCCCTCGGCATCACCGACGACAAGCACCAGAAGCTCGTCAAGGACCTGGACGACGGCGAGAAGGTGCGCGTCCTGCTCGCACAGGCGCTCTTCGGCGATCCCGACATCCTCCTGCTCGACGAGCCGACGAACCATCTCGACGTCGACTCGATCCTCTGGCTCGAGGAGTTCCTCCTCGAGTTCAAGAACACCGTGATCGTCGTCTCCCACGATCGCCATTTCCTCGACAAGGTCTGCACTCACGTCGCAGACGTCGACTTCCAGAAGGTCCAGCTCTTCAGCGGCAACTACAGCTTCTGGTACGAGAGCAGTCAGCTCGCGCTCCGCCAGCGGCAAGACGCCAATCGCCGCAAGGAAGACAAGATCAAGGAGCTGAAGGCGTTCGTGCAGCGCTTCAGCGCCAATGCGTCGAAGTCGCGACAGGCATCCTCGCGCCGCAGTCAGCTGGAGAAGATCACGCTCGACGACATCAAGCCGTCGTCCCGCAAGTATCCGTACATCGTTTTCGACACGCAGCGAGAGCTGGGCAAGGAAGTCCTCTTCGTCGACGGGATCACCAAGCGCGTCGACGGAGTGACGCTCTTCGAGAACCTGCGTTTCTCGATCAGCAAGGGCGAGAAGGTCGCGATCGCGGGCAGCGATCTCGCGACTTCGACGCTGCTCCAGGTGCTCGCCGGAGAGGTCGCGCCCGACGAGGGCGAGCTGCGCTGGGGCCGCTCGGCGAACCTCGGGTACTTCCCGAAGGAGCACGATCGCTTCTTCTCGACGCAGCTCAACCTGATCGAGTGGATGCGTCAGTTCAGCACGAACCAAGAGGAGAACTTCGTCCGCAGCTTCCTCGGACGGATGCTGTTCTCCGGCGAAGAATCGAAGAAGAGCGCCAACGTGCTCTCGGGCGGCGAGAAGGTGCGCTGCATGCTCGCGCGTCTGATGCTCCAGGACCCCAACGTCCTGCTCCTCGACGGCCCGACCAACCACCTCGACCTCGAGTCGATCACCGCGCTCAACAACGGCCTCCTGAAGTTCGGCGGCAGCATGGTCGTGAGCTCTCACGACGTGCAGTTCGTCGACTCGCTCGTCACCCGCGTCATCGAGCTCGCGGGCGAGCGCTACTACGACCTCCACATGGGCTACGAGCAGTACCTCGCCGACGAAGCGCGCCTCGCGCGGGCCGGCAAGAGTCACGCGCCCTGA
- a CDS encoding putative toxin-antitoxin system toxin component, PIN family yields the protein MARRERSPRRLVIDTNILVAALLHPGRTPDRALAKVIERGMTLLIDDRIEAEYRDVLWRPKFASIDPARRDGLLDALGCAAERVECVACDIAMIDPADRRFVEVARAGRADALLTGNVKHFPIELGVHVISPAALLADEWPR from the coding sequence ATGGCGCGTCGAGAGCGCTCGCCGCGGCGACTGGTGATCGACACCAACATCCTGGTCGCCGCGCTGCTGCACCCCGGTCGCACTCCGGATCGCGCGCTGGCGAAGGTCATCGAGCGCGGAATGACGCTCTTGATCGACGACCGGATCGAGGCGGAGTACCGCGACGTGCTCTGGCGTCCGAAGTTCGCCTCGATCGATCCGGCGCGGCGGGATGGTCTGCTCGACGCGCTCGGTTGCGCGGCGGAGCGCGTGGAGTGCGTCGCGTGCGACATCGCGATGATCGACCCCGCGGATCGACGCTTCGTCGAGGTGGCGCGCGCCGGTCGCGCCGACGCGCTCCTCACGGGCAACGTCAAGCACTTCCCCATCGAGCTCGGGGTGCACGTGATCTCGCCGGCCGCGCTGCTCGCCGACGAGTGGCCGCGCTGA
- a CDS encoding tRNA(His) guanylyltransferase Thg1 family protein — protein MKFEQLDRRMRVFETAHDHCVLPGVYMVARIDGRSFSHLTRVAHAFDAPYDERFRDCMVAALEHLMGCGFAVTYGYTQSDEISLLFRRDESLFGRKLRKYLSVLAGEASAAFSLRLGAPAAFDSRISQLPSEADVVDYFRWRNEDAHRNALNGHCYWLLRRQGLDDAAATRRLDGVSVAARNELLFQHGIQFNELPNWQKRGIGAYWETSTEEGRDPRTDAPVLSTRRRLRIDFDLPMKESYEAFVRARIG, from the coding sequence ATGAAGTTCGAGCAGCTCGATCGCCGGATGCGAGTCTTCGAGACCGCGCACGACCACTGCGTGCTCCCCGGTGTCTACATGGTCGCGCGGATCGACGGTCGGTCGTTCTCGCATCTCACCCGTGTGGCCCACGCGTTCGACGCGCCCTACGACGAGCGCTTCCGCGACTGCATGGTCGCGGCGCTCGAGCACCTGATGGGCTGCGGCTTCGCGGTGACGTACGGCTACACGCAGAGCGACGAGATCTCGCTGCTCTTCCGCCGCGACGAGAGCCTCTTCGGACGCAAGCTGCGGAAGTACCTCTCCGTGCTCGCGGGCGAGGCGAGCGCCGCGTTCTCGTTGCGGCTCGGCGCGCCGGCCGCGTTCGACAGCCGCATCTCCCAGCTGCCGAGCGAGGCCGACGTCGTCGACTACTTCCGATGGCGGAACGAGGACGCGCACCGCAACGCGCTGAACGGTCACTGCTACTGGCTGCTGCGGCGCCAAGGGCTCGACGACGCCGCCGCGACCCGTCGCCTCGACGGAGTCTCGGTCGCTGCGCGCAACGAGCTGCTCTTCCAGCACGGCATCCAGTTCAACGAGCTGCCCAATTGGCAGAAGCGGGGGATCGGCGCGTACTGGGAGACGAGCACCGAGGAGGGCCGCGATCCGCGCACCGACGCGCCCGTGCTCTCGACACGGCGCCGGCTGCGCATCGATTTCGATCTCCCGATGAAGGAGTCCTACGAGGCGTTCGTTCGCGCGCGGATCGGCTGA